In the genome of Poecilia reticulata strain Guanapo linkage group LG16, Guppy_female_1.0+MT, whole genome shotgun sequence, one region contains:
- the s100w gene encoding S100 calcium binding protein W, which yields MARMDQVITNIVDIFMEYADDGGKKCQLNKEELKKLFEQEIQSPDLKDKISAGDIEEAMEMLDKNHDGEVNFREFCRCVTELAKCYYHKKTGRGGRRGRGRNQEGEEGEG from the exons ATGGCCCGCATGGATCAGGTCATCACAAACATTGTGGACATTTTCATGGAGTACGCTGATGACGGTGGCAAGAAATGTCAGCTGAACAAGGAGGAGCTCAAAAAGCTCTTCGAACAGGAAATCCAGAGCCCCGACTTAAAG GATAAAATCAGTGCAGGTGACATCGAGGAAGCAATGGAGATGTTGGACAAAAACCACGACGGAGAGGTGAACTTCCGCGAGTTCTGTCGGTGTGTGACAGAGCTCGCTAAATGCTACTACCACAAGAAGACGGGAAGGGGAGGGAGAAGAGGCAGGGGGAGAAACCAGGAGGGGGAAGAGGGAGAAGGCTGA